The Helicobacter pylori genome includes a window with the following:
- a CDS encoding sugar transporter, translating into MMITKQSYQKFALMRVFVFSLSAFIFNTTEFVPVALLSDIAKSFEMESATVGLMITLYAWVVSLGSLPLMLFSAKIERKRLLLFLFALFILSHILSALAWDFWVLLLSRMGIAFAHSIFWSITASLVIRVAPRNKKQQALGLLALGSSLAMILGLPLGRIIGQILDWRSTFGVIGGVATLIMLLMWKLLPHLPSRNAGTLASVPILMKRPLLMGIYLLVIMVISGHFTTYSYIEPFIIQISQFSPDITTLMLFVFGLAGVAGSFLFGRLYAKNSRKFIAFAMVLVICPQLLLFVFKNSEWVVFLQIFLWGIGITSLGISLQMRVLQLAPDATDVASAIYSGSYNVGIGAGALFGSIVIHQLGLGYIGFVGGALGLLALFWLRFITIKFKKT; encoded by the coding sequence ATGATGATAACCAAACAATCGTATCAAAAGTTCGCCTTAATGCGGGTTTTTGTGTTTTCGCTTTCGGCGTTTATTTTTAACACCACGGAGTTTGTCCCTGTCGCACTTCTGTCAGACATTGCGAAAAGCTTTGAAATGGAGAGTGCAACAGTGGGGCTTATGATCACTCTTTATGCGTGGGTGGTGTCTCTTGGCTCATTGCCTTTGATGCTATTTAGCGCTAAAATTGAAAGGAAACGCTTATTGCTTTTTCTTTTTGCTCTTTTTATTCTCAGCCATATCCTTTCAGCGTTAGCGTGGGATTTTTGGGTGCTACTCCTTTCTCGTATGGGCATCGCTTTTGCCCATTCTATTTTTTGGTCCATCACGGCTTCTTTAGTCATTCGTGTCGCGCCAAGAAATAAAAAACAACAGGCTTTAGGGCTGTTAGCGTTAGGGAGTTCGTTAGCGATGATTTTAGGGTTGCCGCTTGGGAGGATCATTGGGCAAATTCTAGATTGGCGCTCTACTTTTGGCGTGATCGGGGGCGTTGCGACTCTTATAATGCTACTTATGTGGAAATTGCTCCCGCATTTACCGAGTAGAAACGCAGGCACGCTCGCAAGTGTCCCTATATTAATGAAACGGCCGCTTTTAATGGGGATTTATTTGCTTGTGATCATGGTTATTTCTGGACATTTCACCACTTATAGCTATATTGAGCCTTTTATCATTCAAATCAGCCAATTTTCTCCTGACATTACAACGCTAATGTTGTTTGTGTTTGGGTTAGCAGGCGTGGCAGGGAGTTTTTTGTTCGGCCGTTTGTATGCGAAAAATTCAAGAAAATTTATCGCTTTTGCGATGGTTTTAGTCATTTGCCCGCAACTCTTGCTTTTTGTGTTTAAAAATTCAGAGTGGGTGGTTTTCTTGCAAATTTTCTTATGGGGGATTGGGATCACTTCGCTTGGGATTTCCTTGCAAATGAGGGTGTTACAGCTCGCACCAGATGCCACGGATGTTGCGAGCGCGATTTATTCGGGGAGCTATAATGTGGGGATTGGAGCAGGAGCATTGTTTGGCAGTATTGTGATCCACCAATTAGGGCTAGGGTATATTGGCTTTGTGGGTGGGGCTTTGGGGTTGTTGGCGCTATTTTGGCTTAGATTCATTACGATAAAGTTTAAAAAAACATAA
- a CDS encoding HP1184 family multidrug efflux MATE transporter, producing the protein MHKDSIRKLFFYYFIPLAFSMISLSTYSMIDGMFVGKKLGKEAIAAVNIAWPIFPGLIAYELLFGFGAASIVGYFLGQNKTHRARLVFSSVFYFVAISAFILSMALLPFSETIARFFGSNDALLGMSKRYIEIILMGAVFMVLHPLADVFVVNDKRPILAMVAMLVGSLANIFFNYLFIFVLEVGVQGSAIATVIGHAIGVLVLMQHFWRKKGQLYFIKRFSLSSVISSAKSGVPQSTAEFSASIMILLFNTAIMHTAGERFVSMYGIVMYNAIVFFTTLFAISQGIQPIASFSYGARNLECVKEVFAFGLKAAFCIGIVFYGAYYFLDEFLIKLYLQPSEQDPLFMQETKRAMNIYYVGYVFLGMTLLCAVFFQSIQRAKSSFIITLSHTLGFIIVLLPILSHFYGIDGVWVTYPIAQFLAFLVALGVTYYEIKKGVFTTYKEKNPIALKT; encoded by the coding sequence TTGCATAAAGATTCTATAAGAAAGCTCTTTTTTTATTATTTTATCCCTTTAGCTTTTTCTATGATTTCACTTTCCACTTACTCTATGATAGATGGCATGTTTGTGGGCAAGAAACTGGGTAAAGAAGCTATCGCTGCAGTCAATATCGCATGGCCTATTTTTCCAGGGCTTATTGCGTATGAATTGCTTTTTGGTTTTGGGGCAGCGAGTATTGTGGGGTATTTTTTGGGTCAAAATAAAACCCATAGGGCTAGGCTTGTGTTTAGCAGCGTGTTTTATTTTGTCGCTATAAGCGCCTTTATTTTGAGCATGGCGTTATTGCCGTTTAGTGAAACTATCGCGCGTTTTTTTGGGAGCAATGACGCTTTATTGGGCATGTCCAAACGCTACATTGAAATCATTTTAATGGGCGCGGTTTTTATGGTTTTGCACCCTTTGGCGGATGTTTTTGTGGTGAATGACAAACGCCCCATTTTAGCGATGGTAGCGATGTTAGTTGGCTCGTTAGCGAATATCTTTTTCAACTACTTGTTTATTTTTGTGTTGGAAGTGGGGGTTCAAGGCAGCGCGATAGCCACCGTGATAGGGCATGCGATAGGGGTTTTAGTCTTAATGCAGCATTTTTGGCGCAAAAAAGGGCAATTGTATTTCATCAAGCGTTTTTCTTTGTCTTCAGTCATTTCTTCAGCCAAAAGCGGCGTGCCTCAAAGCACGGCAGAATTTAGCGCTTCTATTATGATTTTATTGTTTAATACCGCTATCATGCACACTGCAGGGGAAAGGTTTGTGAGCATGTATGGGATCGTTATGTATAATGCGATTGTCTTTTTTACGACTTTGTTTGCGATTTCTCAAGGCATCCAACCGATCGCGAGCTTTAGCTATGGGGCTAGAAATTTAGAATGCGTGAAAGAGGTGTTTGCCTTTGGTTTGAAAGCGGCGTTTTGTATAGGGATTGTTTTCTATGGCGCTTATTATTTCTTAGATGAATTTTTAATCAAGCTTTATTTGCAGCCAAGCGAACAAGACCCCCTTTTTATGCAAGAGACTAAAAGAGCGATGAATATTTATTATGTGGGCTATGTTTTTTTAGGCATGACTTTGTTGTGCGCGGTGTTTTTCCAATCCATCCAACGCGCTAAAAGTTCGTTTATTATCACCCTTTCGCACACGCTAGGGTTTATTATTGTCCTATTGCCGATTTTAAGCCATTTCTATGGGATTGATGGGGTTTGGGTAACTTACCCTATCGCGCAATTTTTAGCGTTTTTAGTAGCGTTAGGGGTAACTTATTACGAAATCAAAAAAGGGGTTTTTACCACTTATAAAGAGAAAAACCCTATCGCTTTGAAAACTTAA
- a CDS encoding cation:proton antiporter produces the protein MHAEFFTFALIMLLIVMAPYMSRISRLPITVVEILFGSVGAYAGFIEPTKGFEIMSEIGFLFLMFLCGLEVEIYLFKKLGVSLLKRIFAYLLILYTLSFILTFSLNLEPIFMVIFPIISLGMIMTLVKDYRKEILWLDLVLKVGVIGELLSIFGLVVVDGVYSHGLGMDLIKDLGILIVFLILIIVAFQIFKTLFWWFPHLKLFVMPKSSQFNQDVRFSLMLFFSLVAIVVWLKIEMVLGAFLAGLVVSTFFPHKSELIHKLNDVGFGFFVPLFFIHVGSTLDLKLVFLNPHLILQGVLIVIAMLSLHLITSTLLWRKYFKEAKHLFSFALGASMPLTFLVTTAAVGLKAQAISQNTYYALLMAAIFEGVLFTIAIKILNKKA, from the coding sequence ATGCATGCAGAATTTTTCACTTTCGCGCTCATCATGCTTTTAATTGTGATGGCCCCTTATATGTCTAGAATCTCTCGTTTGCCTATCACGGTTGTGGAGATTTTATTTGGATCGGTTGGGGCGTATGCGGGTTTTATTGAGCCTACTAAGGGCTTTGAAATCATGTCCGAAATTGGCTTTTTGTTTTTAATGTTTTTGTGCGGTTTGGAAGTGGAAATTTATTTGTTTAAAAAATTAGGGGTTTCTCTTTTAAAACGCATTTTTGCTTATCTGTTGATTTTATACACGCTTTCATTCATTCTTACTTTTAGCCTTAATTTAGAGCCTATTTTTATGGTGATTTTCCCCATTATTAGTTTGGGCATGATCATGACTTTAGTCAAAGATTATCGTAAAGAGATTTTGTGGCTTGATTTGGTTTTAAAAGTGGGCGTTATTGGGGAATTGTTAAGCATTTTTGGTTTGGTGGTCGTGGATGGGGTGTATTCGCATGGTTTGGGCATGGATTTGATTAAAGATTTAGGCATTCTTATTGTTTTTTTAATCTTAATTATCGTGGCGTTTCAAATCTTTAAGACTTTGTTTTGGTGGTTCCCGCATTTAAAGCTTTTTGTGATGCCTAAAAGCAGTCAGTTTAACCAAGATGTGCGTTTTTCGCTCATGCTCTTTTTTTCCTTGGTTGCGATCGTGGTGTGGCTCAAAATAGAAATGGTTTTAGGGGCGTTTCTAGCAGGGTTAGTCGTTTCTACTTTTTTCCCTCACAAATCAGAGCTAATCCACAAGCTCAATGATGTGGGTTTTGGGTTTTTTGTGCCTTTGTTTTTCATCCATGTAGGCTCTACTTTAGACTTAAAATTAGTGTTTTTAAACCCGCATTTGATCCTCCAAGGGGTATTGATTGTCATAGCGATGTTGAGTTTGCACTTGATCACTTCAACCTTATTGTGGCGCAAATACTTTAAAGAAGCCAAGCATTTATTTTCATTCGCCTTAGGGGCTTCTATGCCTTTAACTTTTTTAGTAACCACTGCAGCAGTTGGTTTAAAAGCGCAAGCGATCTCGCAAAACACCTACTACGCGTTGCTCATGGCGGCTATCTTTGAAGGGGTATTATTCACGATTGCGATCAAAATACTCAACAAAAAAGCTTAA